In one Microtus ochrogaster isolate Prairie Vole_2 chromosome 6 unlocalized genomic scaffold, MicOch1.0 chr6_random_2, whole genome shotgun sequence genomic region, the following are encoded:
- the Ccdc181 gene encoding coiled-coil domain-containing protein 181 isoform X1, translated as MDESKSIDSKESGEYEDDFEKDLEWLINDKEKSNGGIIEMTCKKEDDLDQELKEDEPETEHSQQLSDPDKPLKDEASLRRNDFISVPSIQPLDPISDSDSENSFQDFKQENQRELEEEEDEEVRRYIMEKIIEANKILQNQEPVNDKRQRKLKFKDKLVDLEVPPLEDSDTCQTFSENENNMSGKLSQLCISGELGQEKVVLSVPDRSCEDNDRKILVERDGKFELMNLQDIESQGFLPPINSANSTDNETPQLPLRSPTPSAGGVKKEEPAAKVHTVAVSPTEEPLAQVPQPPPNPKIRPSSAVNPDLNKRSRRCNHRIQSANVSPVTSTYCLSPRQKELQKQLERKREKLKREEEQRKIEEENEKKKENEMVFKAWLQKKREQVIEMRRVQRAKQIEDMNSRVRDVPCETQHQIQKGVRRRNRGPSLALQKQVNRDPQAAFRLWLKKKHEEQMRERKTEELRKQEECLFFLRGTEGRERAFKQWLRRKQIEKLAEQQAVKERARQLRLEARRSKQLQSNLYNMPEAKSFRFTDHYN; from the exons ATGGATGAAAGTAAATCGATAGATTcaaaagaaagtggggaatatGAGGATGACTTTGAGAAGGACCTGGAGTGGTTGatcaatgataaagaaaaaagtaatggcGGCATAATAGAG ATGACTTGCAAGAAGGAAGACGATCTTGACCAGGAATTAAAAGAGGATGAACCAGAAACAGAACACAGCCAACAGCTCTCTGATCCAGATAAACCCTTAAAGGACGAGGCCTCCCTCAGAAGAAATGACTTCATTTCCGTCCCAAGCATTCAGCCCTTGGATCCCATATCAGACTCAGACAGTGAGAACTCCTTCCAGGACTTCAAACAGGAAAATCAGagagagctggaggaagaagaggacgaGGAAGTAAGGAGATATATTATGGAGAAAATTATAGAGGCGAACAAGATCCTACAGAATCAAGAGCCTGTGAATGATAAAAGGCAGCGAAAACTGAAGTTCAAGGACAAGTTAGTTGATTTAGAAGTCCCACCATTAGAAGACAGCGACACTTGCCAAACTTTCTCAGAAAACGAAAACAATATGTCTGGAAAACTGTCTCAGCTATGCATTTCTGGTGAACTAGGACAAGAGAAGGTGGTCCTGTCAGTTCCTGACAGGAGCTGTGAAGACAACGATAGGAAGATACTGGTAGAGAGAGATGGGAAGTTTGAACTTATGAATTTACAAGACATCGAGAGTCAGGGCTTTCTGCCTCCCATTAATAGTGCTAACAGTACAGACAATGAAACCCCCCAGTTGCCGCTCAGGTCTCCCACCCCGTCTGCTGGTGGTGTCAAGAAAGAAGAGCCTGCAGCAAAGGTTCACACTGTGGCTGTCTCCCCAACAGAGGAGCCACTGGCTCAAGTCCCTCAGCCACCACCCAACCCCAAGATTCGTCCAAGCTCTGCTGTCAACCCAGATCTAAATAAAAGAAGCAGGAGATGTAATCACAGGATACAGTCTGCCAATGTCTCTCCAGTGACCTCAACGTATTGTCTGTCGCCACGGCAGAAAGAACTCCAAAAGCAGCTAGAACGGAAGAGAGAAAAGCTAAAGAGGGAG GAAGAACAACGCAAAAtagaggaagagaatgagaagaagaaagagaacgaGATGGTGTTCAAAGCATGGCTacagaagaaaagagagcagGTCATCGAGATGCGGAGAGTCCAGCGGGCCAAGCAGATCGAAGACATGAACAGCAGGGTGAGAGACGTCCCCTGTGAGACCCAGCATCAGATACAGAAGGGAGTCAGGAGGAGGAATCGGGGCCCAAGCCTAGCCCTGCAGAAG CAGGTGAACCGAGACCCACAAGCGGCCTTCCGATTATGGCTTAAGAAAAAGCACGAGGAGcagatgagagaaaggaagacagaggagctcaggaagcaggaggagtgTTTGTTCTTCCTGAGAGGAACAGAGGGCCGTGAGCGGGCCTTTAAACA